In one window of Prevotella sp. E13-17 DNA:
- a CDS encoding toxin codes for MATKEDIQRFLNQMKEKIKVFGIIYRDDRGKNTQTLVDLEITPKYRDSVIINLEVEDYSEGPVIDTLNHCGEMWVFGKDVKGQDVYIKITLGKGASALCISFHIAEHPMHYPFK; via the coding sequence ATGGCAACGAAAGAAGATATTCAGCGTTTCCTGAATCAAATGAAGGAAAAGATCAAAGTCTTCGGAATCATATATAGGGATGACAGAGGAAAGAATACTCAAACATTGGTTGATTTAGAAATTACACCGAAGTATCGAGACTCTGTTATTATCAATCTAGAAGTCGAGGACTACTCTGAAGGACCTGTCATTGACACTCTCAACCATTGCGGAGAGATGTGGGTCTTTGGAAAAGACGTCAAGGGACAGGATGTTTACATCAAAATCACATTGGGGAAGGGAGCAAGTGCATTATGCATTTCTTTCCACATCGCAGAGCACCCAATGCACTACCCATTTAAATAA
- a CDS encoding ATP-binding protein, whose amino-acid sequence MELNTLIAECTAYDFKVMLEEKKPKSWLKSVSAFANGLGGSLFFGIDNDGIVKGLEDVQHVCEAISSRIRDYMDPLPEVEMIPHDIDGLHILQLKVNAGHYTPYYYVGDGQRIAFVRVGDESMPASAEQMVRLVLKGSNKTFDSLHTDYKAEDYSFTILANSFKDRTKQEWDKKYLLSFGLVTGTGNLTNAGALFADDCPLWQSRLYCTKWDGKEKGDAINDVEFTGNVLMLLREAMNFMKSNTKRGWEKLPDGRKNKPEYAERAVLEAMVNHFIHRDYTVMGGEVHLDIYDDRLAITSPGGMYSGQTVQDLSLEEIGSDRRNPILADVMAQLDYMEKRGSGLTRICNETKALEGYKDELKPVFRSTSSQFMTTIYSMGYEPKNKQDEQYQDGIKSGLSWEQVGTKIGIGWDEVEKLFIALQEPKTMTELKELYQWSNTTKFRTKYVSPLIEAQFVGMTLPNKPTSPKQRYFLTDNGKALLVNATRNSGTSDKVEKVNHIHS is encoded by the coding sequence ATGGAATTAAATACTTTGATAGCAGAATGTACTGCATACGACTTCAAGGTGATGCTTGAAGAGAAGAAACCTAAGAGTTGGTTGAAGAGCGTAAGCGCCTTCGCCAATGGTTTGGGTGGTTCTCTTTTCTTTGGCATTGATAATGACGGCATCGTCAAAGGACTTGAAGATGTGCAGCATGTATGCGAGGCCATCAGTAGCAGGATTCGTGACTATATGGATCCCTTGCCAGAGGTGGAGATGATTCCCCATGATATAGATGGTTTACATATCTTACAACTAAAAGTCAATGCGGGACATTATACCCCATATTACTATGTTGGAGATGGTCAGCGTATAGCATTTGTCCGAGTTGGTGATGAAAGTATGCCTGCGTCGGCAGAACAGATGGTACGTTTGGTGCTGAAAGGTTCCAACAAGACTTTTGATTCCCTTCACACAGACTATAAAGCAGAGGACTATTCCTTTACAATATTGGCGAACTCGTTCAAAGACCGCACCAAACAAGAATGGGACAAGAAATATCTCTTGTCGTTTGGACTGGTAACTGGCACAGGGAACCTTACGAATGCGGGTGCATTGTTCGCCGATGATTGTCCTTTATGGCAGTCTCGCCTTTATTGTACCAAATGGGATGGAAAGGAAAAGGGCGATGCCATCAACGATGTAGAGTTTACAGGCAATGTCCTCATGCTGCTCCGTGAAGCCATGAATTTTATGAAGTCAAACACCAAGAGAGGATGGGAGAAACTGCCTGACGGCCGAAAGAACAAACCAGAGTATGCGGAACGTGCTGTTCTGGAAGCAATGGTAAACCACTTCATCCATCGTGACTACACGGTGATGGGCGGTGAGGTGCATTTGGATATATATGACGACAGACTAGCCATTACATCTCCTGGTGGTATGTATAGTGGACAGACCGTACAAGATCTATCTTTAGAAGAAATCGGATCGGATAGAAGGAATCCGATTCTTGCTGACGTGATGGCTCAACTTGACTATATGGAGAAACGAGGTAGCGGACTCACACGTATCTGTAATGAGACCAAAGCCTTGGAAGGATATAAGGACGAGCTGAAGCCTGTATTCAGGTCAACATCCAGCCAGTTTATGACCACTATATATTCTATGGGGTACGAACCAAAGAATAAACAGGATGAACAATATCAAGATGGGATTAAGTCGGGACTAAGCTGGGAGCAAGTTGGGACTAAGATTGGCATAGGCTGGGATGAAGTTGAGAAATTATTCATAGCCCTTCAAGAACCTAAAACCATGACCGAACTTAAAGAATTGTATCAGTGGTCTAACACAACAAAGTTCAGAACTAAATATGTAAGTCCTCTAATAGAAGCGCAATTTGTTGGTATGACTTTACCAAATAAACCAACAAGCCCTAAACAAAGATACTTCCTTACAGATAATGGTAAGGCATTACTCGTTAATGCGACTCGTAATTCGGGTACAAGTGATAAGGTGGAAAAGGTTAATCACATTCATTCTTGA
- a CDS encoding type II toxin-antitoxin system antitoxin SocA domain-containing protein, with product MQSPFTGGHATLRHELSELTFRKETFPYVHQFYECDETKERFTTTALDEVNVGQVYNQYRAKYGIPFPDEIKRIRQRYGLSASKMSQILGFGDNQYRLYENGDMPSEANGKILMSIQNPHIFESFVTNARNQFDEDEFAKILNKVKSVKTDANDAFIKDYIFNGCRRDIFNGYATQSISKLKNIILFYIEKYHGVFFTMMNKLLFYTDFYSYKITSKGMSGLAYKAIQRGPVPIRWDRIYSFYDDIQQEIVHFESGAEGTKLTSMLSPDLSEFSDEELNILESIYQRFKSENSTKISDISHSEDAWQKYVDSGQMINFNMAFTLKAVIG from the coding sequence ATGCAAAGTCCATTTACTGGAGGTCATGCAACCCTCCGCCACGAGTTATCAGAACTGACGTTCCGCAAGGAGACATTCCCGTACGTACACCAGTTTTATGAGTGTGATGAAACCAAAGAGCGTTTCACCACTACGGCATTGGATGAAGTCAACGTCGGACAGGTCTATAATCAGTATCGGGCTAAATACGGCATTCCCTTCCCTGACGAGATTAAGCGTATTCGCCAGCGCTATGGTCTGTCCGCCTCCAAGATGTCCCAAATTCTTGGATTTGGTGACAACCAGTATCGCTTATATGAAAATGGAGATATGCCCAGCGAGGCTAACGGCAAGATTCTAATGTCTATTCAAAATCCACACATCTTTGAGAGTTTTGTAACCAACGCCAGAAATCAATTCGATGAAGACGAATTTGCTAAGATACTCAATAAGGTGAAATCGGTCAAAACGGATGCCAACGATGCATTCATCAAGGATTATATCTTCAATGGATGCCGAAGAGACATCTTCAATGGCTATGCTACACAGTCTATCAGCAAACTCAAAAACATCATCCTATTCTACATAGAGAAGTATCACGGTGTATTCTTCACGATGATGAACAAGTTGCTATTCTACACAGATTTCTATAGTTATAAGATAACCAGCAAAGGAATGAGTGGTTTAGCCTATAAAGCCATTCAGCGAGGTCCCGTGCCCATTCGATGGGACAGAATCTATAGTTTCTACGATGACATCCAACAAGAGATTGTGCACTTTGAATCTGGAGCAGAAGGTACTAAACTCACCTCTATGCTTTCTCCTGACCTTTCCGAATTCTCAGACGAGGAGCTAAACATTCTCGAATCCATTTATCAGCGTTTTAAATCTGAAAATTCCACTAAGATTTCCGACATCAGCCATAGCGAGGACGCTTGGCAAAAGTATGTTGACAGCGGACAGATGATAAATTTTAATATGGCATTTACATTAAAAGCGGTTATAGGCTAA
- a CDS encoding S41 family peptidase, with the protein MTKLVKRLLLSIVVLCCQQTIGLTQTNHNLEVGKSMDIFNALYSNLDLFYVDSLNPQQTMTAAIDGMLRSLDPYTEYYPESETKNLQMMLTGKYAGIGALIKYHLGLKRVVIDEPYEGMPAAEAGVKKGDIILAIDDSVMTDKQVSYVSSHLRGDAGTSFMLKVKRPSTGKVMKFKITRKNIKLPELPYYGMLADEEKKIGYINLNQFTEGCAKSVRRAFVELKKQGAEALVFDLRSNGGGSEMEAVDIVNLWVPQEQTVVENRGKVRQANRTYKTRLEPVDTVMPLVVLVNGETASASEITSGALQDLDRAIIIGTRTYGKGLVQVPMDLPYNTNVKITTSKYYIPSGRCIQAINYKRGEAGGYKERIADSLTHVFYTRNGREVRDGGGIKPDVEVKNDTMPNIVYYLSVGGLDSTEVMFDYVVDYIAKHQQIAAPQEFHLTEQDWQEFKARVVNSGFTYDAMSKKQFDELVKAAKFEGYYEDAKEAFDVLEKKLQHDVASQLDKHRATIQQMIELDIISAFYYQKGGIEAGLGYDKQLKEAVRILKSEDEIKKILEPQKK; encoded by the coding sequence ATGACGAAGCTTGTAAAACGCTTGTTACTGAGCATAGTTGTGCTTTGCTGTCAGCAAACGATAGGTTTGACGCAAACAAACCATAACCTTGAGGTGGGCAAAAGCATGGATATCTTTAATGCCTTGTATAGCAATCTGGACCTGTTCTATGTGGACTCGTTGAACCCACAGCAGACGATGACAGCTGCCATTGACGGCATGCTGCGCTCGCTGGATCCCTATACAGAATACTATCCAGAGAGTGAAACTAAGAACTTGCAGATGATGTTGACTGGAAAGTATGCTGGTATTGGTGCGCTGATCAAGTATCACCTTGGTTTGAAACGCGTGGTGATAGACGAGCCTTACGAGGGGATGCCAGCTGCCGAGGCTGGTGTGAAGAAGGGTGATATCATCCTGGCGATAGACGACTCGGTGATGACTGACAAGCAGGTGAGCTATGTCAGTTCGCATCTGCGTGGCGATGCTGGCACGAGTTTTATGCTGAAGGTGAAGCGTCCATCGACGGGAAAGGTGATGAAGTTTAAGATAACGCGCAAGAATATTAAATTGCCCGAGTTGCCCTACTACGGCATGTTGGCCGATGAGGAAAAGAAAATTGGTTATATCAACCTGAATCAGTTTACGGAAGGATGCGCCAAGAGTGTGCGTCGCGCCTTTGTGGAGCTGAAAAAGCAGGGGGCCGAAGCGCTGGTGTTCGATCTGCGCAGCAATGGCGGCGGCAGCGAGATGGAGGCAGTAGATATCGTCAACCTGTGGGTGCCTCAGGAACAAACAGTGGTAGAGAACCGCGGAAAGGTGCGTCAGGCCAATCGTACGTACAAGACCCGGTTGGAGCCGGTGGACACGGTGATGCCACTGGTGGTCTTGGTGAATGGCGAGACTGCCTCGGCATCAGAGATTACGAGCGGAGCACTGCAGGATTTGGATAGGGCAATCATTATAGGTACGCGTACGTATGGTAAAGGATTGGTGCAGGTGCCAATGGATCTGCCATATAATACGAATGTGAAGATAACGACGTCGAAATACTATATCCCCTCGGGGCGCTGCATTCAAGCCATCAACTACAAACGAGGTGAGGCTGGTGGCTATAAGGAACGCATCGCCGACTCGCTGACGCATGTGTTCTATACTCGCAATGGTCGTGAGGTGCGCGATGGAGGCGGCATCAAGCCCGATGTTGAGGTGAAGAACGACACAATGCCCAATATCGTGTACTACCTGTCGGTGGGCGGATTGGATTCTACCGAGGTGATGTTTGACTATGTGGTGGATTATATAGCTAAGCATCAGCAGATTGCTGCACCACAAGAGTTCCATCTTACGGAGCAAGACTGGCAGGAGTTCAAAGCGCGCGTGGTAAACAGTGGCTTCACCTATGATGCGATGAGCAAGAAACAGTTTGATGAGTTGGTCAAAGCCGCCAAGTTTGAGGGTTATTATGAAGATGCAAAAGAAGCCTTCGATGTGTTGGAGAAAAAGCTGCAGCACGACGTTGCCAGTCAGTTGGACAAGCATCGCGCCACCATTCAGCAGATGATAGAACTGGACATCATCTCTGCCTTCTACTATCAGAAGGGAGGTATTGAGGCAGGCTTGGGCTACGATAAGCAACTGAAAGAGGCTGTCCGAATCCTGAAATCGGAGGACGAAATTAAGAAGATTCTTGAACCCCAGAAGAAGTGA
- a CDS encoding ATP-binding cassette domain-containing protein gives MMIEVNNLTKKYGKSTIVDDFSHSFCEGKVYGIMGENGAGKSTLFRCIAGIESYDGTVVIGENCQVGYMNDTPFFYSYVTGMEHIEFCLRAKGKTVSREAINKLNEKFALPLDKYASRYSLGMKKRLMLLVLMLQDNDVVIMDEPFNGIDLAGTIVLRQWLKELKTKGKCVILSSHIISAISDICDEITYIHKGKVVADFSGMSSESIEHHILEEYLSAGD, from the coding sequence ATGATGATAGAAGTTAACAACTTGACAAAGAAATATGGCAAGTCAACCATCGTTGACGACTTTAGCCATTCCTTCTGCGAAGGCAAGGTATATGGAATCATGGGCGAGAACGGAGCAGGCAAAAGCACTCTGTTCAGATGTATTGCCGGCATCGAATCATACGATGGCACCGTCGTCATCGGCGAGAACTGCCAGGTAGGCTACATGAACGACACGCCATTCTTCTACTCATACGTCACCGGTATGGAGCACATCGAGTTCTGTCTGCGTGCAAAAGGAAAGACCGTCAGTCGAGAGGCCATCAACAAGCTAAACGAGAAATTCGCCCTGCCCCTCGACAAATACGCCAGCCGATACTCCTTAGGCATGAAAAAGCGACTGATGCTGCTGGTGCTCATGCTTCAAGACAACGACGTCGTCATCATGGACGAGCCATTCAACGGCATAGACCTTGCCGGTACCATCGTTCTCCGTCAATGGCTAAAGGAGTTGAAGACCAAGGGAAAGTGCGTCATACTATCCTCGCACATCATCTCCGCGATCTCTGACATCTGCGACGAGATCACATATATTCACAAAGGCAAAGTCGTAGCCGACTTCTCCGGCATGTCGTCCGAATCTATCGAGCACCACATCCTCGAAGAATACCTTTCGGCTGGCGACTAG